A part of Rhinatrema bivittatum chromosome 16, aRhiBiv1.1, whole genome shotgun sequence genomic DNA contains:
- the RFX5 gene encoding DNA-binding protein RFX5 isoform X2 produces MDQEESYSKIPQKEGEAAESDILLQKLRNTISKPVQNKVHGILEDVLKFSDNDKLYLYLQLPSGPSTADKSSLDLNSLSTAEHMHACTWIRNHLEDHIDTCLPKQDVYDAYNRYCDNLCCRPLSAANFGKIIREIFPNIKARRLGGRGQSKYCYSGIRRKALVSMPPLPSLDHKVTENSELVDLVQVHNNEVMDAACTLICHWAEKILKRSFNNVVEVAHFLLQQQFINPRDASAELIMSVKVSESRRKGPKRQPASSKCDEPESTEGAAEQPAQIKKESASKPTSSQPAKQRKNAKAQKSHSSSQVTALVARLHPILPRVAPWGNLVSCSPPICYSSIITSEAGTSSPAGHVKVTSLPLPSRAASAVHLARANGSRLVSQQAAVPHVNMILPNIPAGFSFPIPDLQAPPREGDGDVTSSEAATCSGQDLPKSSGGNRLSDSASAVATRKRGRPRKVPPKTQLAALDSASLPGSAGKSNGTPKWQPPDQQFEIMEVTIGEEFLPRTEGSPEMGTDLGSLPPGSSQDCPAVPSAALATNRVKRVRTEDSSEKMLPRQGSLERAVQGTGRLVIDEVDLEACQKPRSSLPPKEEGSANQAHAKGTAVLTSHLNRPKQGISQVSVIQRSWHNGKERPKDVAK; encoded by the exons ATGGAtcaagaagaaagttattccaagATCCCCCAAAAGGAAGGTGAAGCAGCAGAATCCGACATTCTCCTGCAAAAGTTGAGAAACACTATTTC CAAGCCTGTGCAGAATAAAGTACATGGTATTCTG GAGGATGTGCTGAAGTTCTCGGATAATGACAAGCTGTACTTGTACCTCCAGCTGCCCTCTGGCCCAAGCACAGCAGATAAAAG TAGCCTGGATCTGAACTCTCTGAGCACGGCAGAGCACATGCATGCCTGCACCTGGATCCGCAATCACCTGGAGGATCACATAGACACATGTCTGCCCAAACAAGATGTATATGATGCCTACAA CCGATACTGTGATAATCTTTGTTGTCGTCCTCTGAGCGCAGCTAACTTTGGGAAGATTATAAGGGAAATCTTTCCAAACATCAAAGCCAGAAGATTGGGAGGACGAGGCCAGTCCAA GTACTGTTACAGCGGTATCAGGAGGAAGGCTCTGGTGAGCATGCCTCCGCTTCCAAGCTTGGACCACAAAGTCACAGAGAAT TCGGAGCTGGTGGATCTTGTGCAGGTGCACAATAACGAGGTGATGGATGCGGCCTGCACCCTCATCTGCCACTGGGCTGAGAAGATCCTGAAACGCTCCTTCAACAATGTGGTGGAAGTGGCTCATTTCCTTCTCCAGCAGCAATTCATTAACCCTCGCGATGCCAGTGCAGAGCTCATCATGTCTGTGAAGGTCTCAG AGAGCAGAAGGAAGGGCCCGAAACGTCAACCAGCTAGTTCCAAATGCGACGAGCCGGAAAGTACCGAGGGGGCCGCAGAGCAGCCAGCTCAG atcaagAAGGAAAGTGCTTCAAAACCCACCAGCTCCCAACCAGCCAAGCAGAGAAAGAATGCAAAGGCTCAGAAGTCCCACAGCAGCTCCCAAGTGACTGCCTTGGTAGCTCGCCTGCATCCAATCCTGCCTCGCGTGGCGCCATGGGGAAACCTAGTGAGTTGCAGCCCACCTATATGCTACTCCTCCATAATCACCTCCGAGGCCGGCACATCGTCCCCTGCAGGGCACGTGAAAGTCACGTCTCTGCCCTTGCCTTCGAGAGCTGCTTCTGCTGTACACCTGGCCAGGGCAAACGGGTCGCGGTTGGTGAGCCAGCAGGCTGCAGTCCCTCATGTAAACATGATCCTTCCAAATATACCAGCGGGGTTCAGCTTCCCTATCCCTGACTTACAGGCACCCCCGAGGGAGGGGGATGGCGATGTCACGAGCAGTGAGGCTGCGACCTGCAGCGGGCAAGACCTTCCAAAAAGCAGTGGGGGCAACCGCCTGTCGGATTCAGCCTCTGCGGTGGCCACGAGGAAACGTGGGCGGCCCAGGAaagtgccccccaaaacccagctGGCGGCCTTGGATAGCGCCTCGTTGCCAGGAAGTGCAGGGAAGAGCAACGGCACTCCGAAGTGGCAGCCCCCGGACCAGCAGTTCGAAATCATGGAAGTCACCATTGGAGAAGAATTTCTGCCCAGGACTGAAGGATCCCCAGAGATGGGCACGGATTTGGGATCTCTTCCTCCCGGATCGAGCCAGGACTGCCCTGCCGTGCCCTCGGCGGCATTAGCCACAAACAGAGTAAAAAGGGTGCGCACGGAGGACAGCTCTGAAAAAATGCTGCCCCGGCAAGGAAGTCTGGAGCGCGCAGTGCAGGGCACGGGCCGTTTAGTGATAGACGAGGTTGATTTGGAAGCCTGCCAGAAGCCGCGCAGCTCTCTGCCGCCTAAAGAAGAGGGCTCTGCTAATCAGGCACATGCAAAAGGCACGGCCGTTCTCACCAGCCACCTCAACCGCCCAAAACAGGGGATCTCCCAAGTCAGTGTGATCCAGCGCAGCTGGCACAATGGGAAGGAGAGACCCAAGGATGTAGCAAAGTGA